A window of the Anticarsia gemmatalis isolate Benzon Research Colony breed Stoneville strain chromosome W, ilAntGemm2 primary, whole genome shotgun sequence genome harbors these coding sequences:
- the LOC142985792 gene encoding uncharacterized protein LOC142985792, which produces MDLEALVDDPSEQYAEREEFEKQYYGLVASARHLISSVRSRRTDSEVDVSCSNHTHKQNTIRLPKIDLPKFSGSYQDWLEFRDTFTSIIHKNDSIDKINKLHYLRASLKGSASLVVDNLDFRSENYDAAWKLLCDRYDNKRLLVNNHVQALFNIQPIKHESSKSLRYVIDTTNKNLRALSTLGQPVQHWDTLVIYIGTSKLDQVTNREWEEHRNTLTDPPTLNIFITFLSSRADLLETLEESRSSNSNYSTHSVGTKSKSFLTHTEDKSTQISCPLCQQNHFIFSCKDFRSLSPQDRLKKVNSYKICVNCLKSDHDVSKCKSGHCKYCSKKHNTLLHDHDTSPNIQNIVLSANHSATSRVVLLSTALVEVMDDRGNHRQARILLDNGSTANFISEGFVPEERACEQSFVDTTTRNPDGRFVVNIPLKESPDVLAVVQKCRRVVETLQSAQYNLRKWQSNSPEIEHLKITNLQRFRRIEQLKQHFWTRFSNDYVLWLQERTKWRSSTGELKEGTLVVIKDKGLPPLMWLLGRIVRVLPGKDGIARVADIRTRKGVLRRAFNTICPLPVDTTSNVEDTSTGGVC; this is translated from the exons ATGGACCTGGAAGCTTTAGTGGACGACCCGAGCGAGCAATATGCTGAACGCGAGGAATTCGAAAAGCAGTACTACGGTTTGGTGGCTTCTGCTCGGCACCTAATAAGCAGCGTTCGGAGTCGCCGCACGGATTCTGAGGTCGATGTTTCTTGTTCTaatcacacacacaaacaaaacactatACGCTTACCAAAAATTGATTTACCTAAATTTTCCGGCAGTTATCAGGATTGGTTAGAATTTAGGGACACTTTTACATCAATTATTCACAAAAACGATAGCATCGATAAGatcaataaattacattatttacgtGCTTCATTGAAAGGTAGTGCTTCTCTCGTAGTAGATAACCTAGACTTTAGGTCAGAAAACTATGATGCGGCCTGGAAGTTGTTGTGTGACAGGTACGACAATAAAAGACTGCTTGTTAACAATCATGTACAAGCTCTTTTCAATATACAGCCCATCAAACATGAATCAAGTAAGTCATTACGCTATGTTATCGACACTACTAATAAGAATCTCAGGGCATTGTCAACCCTAGGTCAACCGGTGCAGCATTGGGATACTCttgttatttatataggtaccaGTAAACTCGATCAGGTGACGAACCGCGAGTGGGAAGAGCATAGGAACACACTGACAGACCCTCCaacactaaatatttttattacgtttttgaGCAGTAGAGCTGACTTGCTTGAAACTCTTGAAGAGTCAAGATCATCAAACTCTAACTATTCTACACATAGTGTTGGTAccaaaagtaaaagttttttaacacaTACTGAGGATAAATCCACACAAATATCCTGTCCTTTATGTCagcaaaatcattttatattttcatgtaaagACTTCAGAAGTCTTTCACCGCAAGATCGACTTAAGAAAGTCAATAGTTACAAAATTTGTGTGAATTGCTTAAAATCAGATCACGACGTCAGTAAGTGTAAATCAGGTCATTGCAAGTATTGTTCTAAAAAACACAACACTCTACTACATGACCATGATACTAGCCCTAATATCCAAAACATTGTACTATCAGCAAATCACTCCGCTACTTCTCGAGTTGTTCTTCTTTCCACAGCACTCGTGGAGGTAATGGACGACAGGGGAAACCACCGGCAAGCACGGATTTTATTGGACAATGGTAGTACGGCAAACTTCATCTCTGAAGGATTTGTAC CTGAGGAGCGAGCCTGTGAACAATCCTTTGTGGACACCACCACTCGCAATCCAGACGGTCGATTTGTGGTGAACATCCCGCTCAAAGAGTCTCCTGATGTACTAG CAGTGGTGCAAAAATGTCGTCGAGTCGTAGAAACTCTTCAGTCTGCCCAGTACAATCTGCGGAAGTGGCAATCGAACTCCCCAGAG ATTGAGCACCTCAAGATCACGAATCTACAACGATTTCGCCGCATCGAGCAGTTGAAGCAGCATTTTTGGACACGGTTCTCTAATGATTACGTCCTATGGCTACAGGAGAGAACGAAATGGCGTAGTAGTACGGGAGAGTTGAAGGAAGGAACACTTGTCGTCATAAAGGACAAGGGCTTGCCGCCCTTGATGTGGCTTCTGGGTCGCATAGTTCGGGTGCTACCTGGCAAAGATGGCATCGCAAGGGTCGCAGACATCCGCACGCGCAAGGGAGTCCTTCGGCGGGCTTTTAATACAATTTGTCCCCTTCCAGTTGACACCACCAGCAATGTTGAAGACACTTCAACGGGGGGAGTATGTTAA